From a region of the Sinorhizobium sp. B11 genome:
- a CDS encoding helix-turn-helix transcriptional regulator, translating to MDIPDRFDPARIDDVSWPAFSFITETTFVGESEPHRHQKAQLLYVISGVLTMRAAGGVWTVPPNCALWIPGGTAHSGRVCGHVRIGNLYVDAKLTDGLQDECGILFVQPFLRELIFRLEPRPDGPDIAPERLNRLVGVLLDELRAAPLEPIHLPMPADRRLQRLAEAMVAEPGLRFTIDEWGARVGASNRTLSRLFQRETGMSFLRWRQQLHIGVALQRLAAGQLVTVIAGDLGYESVSAFIAMFRRMLGTTPTRYFSDQMPASQHRLEITADWRTEPGERDGGDVAKGSASNLVPFRREPN from the coding sequence ATGGATATTCCGGATAGATTTGACCCCGCGCGGATCGACGATGTGTCGTGGCCGGCCTTCAGCTTCATCACCGAGACGACATTCGTCGGCGAGTCCGAACCTCATCGCCACCAGAAGGCACAGCTGCTCTACGTGATCAGCGGGGTGCTGACGATGAGGGCGGCCGGCGGCGTCTGGACGGTGCCGCCGAATTGCGCGCTGTGGATTCCGGGCGGCACCGCCCATAGCGGGCGCGTCTGCGGCCATGTCAGGATCGGCAATCTCTATGTCGACGCCAAACTGACCGACGGACTGCAGGACGAGTGCGGCATTCTCTTCGTCCAGCCTTTCCTGCGCGAGCTGATCTTTCGGCTGGAGCCGCGCCCGGATGGTCCGGATATCGCGCCCGAACGGCTTAACCGTCTGGTGGGGGTGCTTCTCGATGAACTGCGCGCCGCGCCGCTCGAGCCCATCCATCTGCCGATGCCCGCCGACCGCAGGCTGCAGCGGCTCGCCGAGGCGATGGTCGCCGAGCCCGGCCTGCGCTTCACCATAGACGAATGGGGCGCGCGGGTCGGCGCCAGCAACCGCACGCTCAGCCGCCTGTTCCAGCGGGAGACGGGCATGTCCTTCCTGCGCTGGCGCCAGCAGCTGCATATCGGCGTGGCGCTTCAGCGGCTGGCGGCCGGGCAGCTCGTGACCGTGATCGCCGGCGATCTCGGCTATGAAAGCGTCAGCGCCTTCATCGCCATGTTCCGCCGCATGCTCGGAACGACGCCGACGCGCTATTTCAGCGACCAGATGCCGGCGAGCCAGCACAGGCTGGAAATCACGGCGGACTGGCGCACGGAGCCGGGCGAGCGCGACGGCGGGGATGTTGCCAAGGGGTCGGCATCCAATCTGGTACCGTTCAGGCGGGAGCCGAATTGA
- a CDS encoding ABC transporter substrate-binding protein, which yields MIARLAFVAKIAISISGLLLSAPAWADRLVTDQIGRQVHIPDVVSRVVILQHQTLNIAVQMDAMDKVVGVLDEWKKQLGANYVRLAPQLPNLAMPGGLTKVNIEELLKLKPDVVFVTNYAPADMVKQIEDAGLAVVAISLLDVPPAEAVKLNPSVKDEPAAIDAGFATGVRLIADVLDRKEKGEEMIAVTKKTRKLVADRLADIPEDKRVATYMANPDLSTYGRGKYTGLMMERAGARNVANSIAGFKQVSMEDVLTWNPAVIFVQERYPAVVDEIKKGASWQTIDAVKNGKVYLMPEYAKAWGYPMPEAMALGELWMAKELYPERFKDIDMQKEADAYYKEFYRTDYRPAQ from the coding sequence ATGATCGCCCGTCTCGCTTTCGTTGCGAAAATCGCCATTTCTATCAGTGGTTTATTGCTGTCTGCCCCCGCCTGGGCCGACCGTCTGGTTACCGATCAGATCGGCCGACAGGTGCACATCCCTGACGTCGTCAGCCGTGTCGTCATCCTGCAGCACCAGACGCTCAATATCGCCGTGCAGATGGATGCGATGGACAAGGTGGTCGGTGTACTCGACGAGTGGAAGAAGCAGCTCGGCGCCAATTATGTGCGTCTCGCACCACAGCTTCCGAACCTTGCCATGCCGGGTGGCCTCACCAAGGTCAATATCGAGGAGTTGCTGAAGCTGAAGCCGGATGTGGTGTTCGTCACCAACTATGCGCCGGCCGACATGGTCAAGCAGATCGAGGATGCCGGCCTCGCGGTCGTCGCCATTTCGCTGCTCGACGTGCCGCCGGCCGAAGCCGTCAAGCTCAATCCGAGCGTCAAGGACGAGCCGGCCGCGATCGACGCTGGTTTCGCGACCGGCGTGCGGCTGATCGCCGACGTGCTTGACCGCAAGGAAAAGGGCGAGGAGATGATCGCGGTCACCAAGAAGACCCGCAAGCTCGTTGCCGACCGGCTCGCCGACATCCCGGAAGACAAGCGCGTCGCCACCTACATGGCCAATCCGGACCTCTCCACCTATGGCCGCGGCAAATATACCGGCCTGATGATGGAGCGCGCCGGCGCCCGCAACGTTGCGAACTCGATCGCCGGTTTCAAGCAGGTGTCGATGGAAGACGTCCTGACATGGAACCCGGCCGTCATCTTCGTCCAGGAGCGTTATCCGGCCGTCGTCGACGAGATCAAGAAGGGTGCTTCCTGGCAGACGATCGATGCCGTCAAGAACGGCAAGGTCTACCTGATGCCGGAATATGCCAAGGCCTGGGGCTACCCGATGCCGGAAGCGATGGCGCTCGGTGAACTCTGGATGGCGAAGGAGCTTTATCCCGAGCGCTTCAAGGATATCGACATGCAGAAGGAAGCAGATGCCTATTACAAGGAGTTCTACCGCACCGACTATCGCCCTGCGCAATGA
- a CDS encoding molybdate ABC transporter substrate-binding protein: MTQSVKVLSAGSMRHAFPAIIGAFGQMTGIGISLSLGPAGLLRERIEAGEAFHLFASANMAHPRRLASLGITEQPVCFARNRLCVIARADLGLATENFLDILSDPQVKIGTSTPGDDPSGDYAFEVFDLVEAQHPGMGVALKARARQLVGGRNSPPTPPGKGGGYLITDGEADLFLSYYSNARLLEADPAFRVVEIPAEFSPKVEYGLGLCKGAPDDARELRDFLLSDQGQEILKEAGFSRVG; this comes from the coding sequence ATGACCCAATCCGTGAAGGTGCTCTCCGCTGGCAGCATGCGGCATGCATTTCCTGCCATCATCGGCGCTTTCGGGCAGATGACGGGTATCGGGATTTCGCTGTCACTTGGACCTGCCGGCCTGCTGCGCGAACGGATCGAGGCGGGCGAGGCATTCCATCTTTTTGCTTCGGCCAATATGGCGCATCCGCGACGTCTCGCTTCCCTCGGCATCACCGAACAGCCCGTCTGCTTCGCGCGCAATCGGCTTTGCGTGATCGCACGCGCCGATCTCGGCCTCGCGACGGAGAATTTTCTCGACATCCTCTCAGATCCCCAGGTGAAGATCGGCACATCGACGCCAGGCGACGATCCTTCCGGGGACTATGCTTTCGAGGTTTTCGACCTCGTGGAGGCGCAGCATCCAGGCATGGGCGTCGCGCTGAAAGCCCGCGCGCGGCAACTGGTCGGCGGCCGCAATTCGCCGCCGACACCGCCCGGCAAGGGCGGCGGCTATCTGATCACTGACGGCGAAGCCGACCTTTTCCTGAGCTATTATTCCAACGCCCGGCTGCTGGAGGCCGATCCAGCTTTCCGCGTCGTGGAAATCCCGGCGGAATTCTCTCCCAAGGTCGAATATGGTTTGGGGCTGTGCAAGGGCGCTCCGGACGATGCGAGAGAACTGCGGGATTTTCTCCTGTCCGATCAAGGGCAGGAGATCTTGAAAGAAGCAGGCTTTTCGCGGGTCGGCTAG
- a CDS encoding metallophosphoesterase, protein MTGNASLHTFAIGDIHGRADLLEEMLSGIAGKARDEGIDYRIVFLGDIMDRGPESRRALDLVIRTLRDRPGSKLICGNHDAIPLLILDETDPVARADLVSHWRDLGGSETMLSFGLPLEASITAEEIRSRFGDERLQCLRDAVRYVELDHHILVHAGLKPGIALAEQEAQALMWIRGEFLNASASFGKIVVHGHTITASERVEIFPNRIAIDTGAFATNILSALHISPSGDVSVLQATAAGPGPCRFLEGRPLTRSHDNVDLLF, encoded by the coding sequence ATGACCGGGAACGCTTCCCTGCACACATTCGCCATCGGCGATATCCACGGTCGCGCCGACCTGCTGGAGGAGATGCTCTCAGGCATTGCCGGCAAGGCGCGTGACGAGGGGATCGATTACCGGATCGTCTTCCTCGGCGACATCATGGATCGCGGGCCGGAGAGCCGCAGGGCGCTGGATCTCGTCATCCGGACGCTGCGCGACAGGCCGGGCTCGAAACTGATATGCGGCAACCATGACGCCATCCCGCTTCTGATCCTCGACGAGACGGACCCGGTCGCGCGGGCAGATCTTGTCAGCCACTGGCGAGACCTCGGAGGCAGCGAGACGATGCTCTCCTTCGGCCTGCCCCTTGAGGCAAGCATCACTGCCGAGGAAATCCGGAGCCGGTTCGGAGACGAACGCCTGCAATGCCTGCGCGATGCCGTGCGCTATGTCGAGCTCGACCACCACATCCTCGTCCATGCCGGCCTGAAGCCCGGCATTGCCCTGGCCGAACAGGAGGCGCAGGCGCTGATGTGGATACGCGGCGAGTTCCTGAATGCCAGCGCTTCATTTGGCAAGATCGTCGTTCACGGGCACACGATCACCGCGAGCGAACGCGTCGAGATCTTCCCGAACCGGATTGCCATCGATACCGGCGCCTTTGCAACGAATATCCTGTCGGCGCTTCACATCAGCCCTTCAGGCGATGTCTCGGTGCTGCAGGCAACGGCAGCCGGCCCCGGTCCTTGCCGTTTCCTGGAAGGCCGGCCCCTCACCCGGTCTCATGACAATGTGGATCTGCTGTTCTAG
- a CDS encoding alpha/beta hydrolase: MMRIMRGIWVVVLLAGLSSVAMAAEKNYTVKAPDGVEIAVQEAGDPAGPAIVFIHGLLGSHLNWDMQVGSPELQKFRLISYDMRGHGLSGKPDDAEAYRDGSRWADDLSAVLKETGVRKPVLVGWSLGGVVISNYLAAHGDGAIAGVVYVDGVIELNAALITAHPDVYAGMASDELKVHLDAVKTFLALCFATQPDAATFERLLSNAAMASWIMTRTVPSMTVSAAEGLGKAHVPVLLLYGGKDDLVNVEPSIARARALNPAVREKIYAQSGHAPFLEEAPRFNRDLAEFRDSVSGK; the protein is encoded by the coding sequence ATGATGAGAATAATGCGCGGTATCTGGGTGGTGGTCCTGCTGGCGGGACTGTCTTCCGTGGCGATGGCCGCGGAGAAGAATTACACGGTGAAGGCGCCCGATGGCGTCGAGATCGCGGTTCAGGAAGCGGGCGATCCCGCCGGGCCGGCGATCGTTTTCATCCACGGCCTGCTCGGCAGCCATCTCAACTGGGACATGCAGGTCGGCAGCCCCGAGCTGCAGAAGTTTCGGCTGATCAGCTACGACATGCGCGGCCACGGCCTGTCGGGCAAGCCTGACGATGCCGAGGCCTATCGCGACGGGAGCCGCTGGGCCGACGATCTCTCGGCGGTTCTCAAGGAGACGGGTGTTCGCAAGCCCGTCCTCGTCGGCTGGTCGCTCGGCGGCGTCGTCATCTCGAACTATCTTGCCGCCCATGGCGACGGCGCCATTGCCGGCGTCGTCTATGTCGACGGGGTGATTGAACTCAATGCTGCGCTGATCACCGCGCATCCCGATGTCTATGCCGGCATGGCCTCGGATGAGCTGAAGGTGCATCTCGATGCGGTGAAAACCTTCCTGGCCCTGTGTTTTGCAACGCAGCCGGATGCGGCAACCTTCGAGCGCCTGCTCTCCAATGCCGCGATGGCCTCATGGATCATGACGCGGACAGTGCCGTCGATGACCGTTTCGGCTGCCGAGGGCCTGGGCAAAGCGCACGTTCCGGTTCTGCTGCTCTATGGCGGCAAGGACGATCTGGTGAATGTCGAGCCGAGCATCGCGCGCGCCCGGGCGCTCAATCCCGCCGTTCGGGAAAAGATCTATGCGCAGTCTGGCCACGCGCCATTCCTGGAGGAAGCGCCGCGCTTCAACCGCGACCTGGCGGAGTTCCGGGACTCGGTTTCCGGCAAGTGA
- a CDS encoding LysR family transcriptional regulator: MLNETDLSRADLNLLVLFEAVIEEGHVGRAADRLNISPSAVSHGLQRLRRMLNDPLFVRTPRGVVATARAMELAAPVAEILARVRSVIATAEPFDPARSSRRFTLGAPDGVSAVFLSALLSGLERTAPEIDISIRQLLPEQGESAPARAWRNAFGELEARAMDIAIVPSDDIPARFHSLTLYEEDFVIAMRAGHPFAEEPTLDRYVGMRHLVVSLGGDPHGFVDTALEQLGLSRRMALTVPNFMFALAIAGESDMLVAVPRRFAAIYAPRFGLVTVDAPLPLPRFRLSAVAPRAAMMDAGLSWLFGMLLSACEGSAGSA; encoded by the coding sequence ATGCTGAATGAAACTGATCTCTCGCGCGCCGATCTCAATCTCCTCGTGCTTTTCGAAGCCGTCATCGAGGAGGGCCATGTCGGCCGCGCCGCCGACCGGCTGAACATCTCACCGTCAGCCGTCAGCCACGGGCTTCAGCGCCTGCGGCGAATGCTCAACGATCCGCTGTTCGTGAGGACGCCGAGAGGCGTGGTGGCGACGGCGCGCGCGATGGAGCTTGCAGCACCTGTTGCCGAGATTCTCGCCAGGGTGCGAAGCGTGATAGCGACGGCCGAGCCCTTCGATCCGGCGAGGTCTAGCCGCCGCTTCACGCTGGGGGCGCCGGATGGTGTTTCCGCGGTCTTCCTGTCCGCGCTGCTCTCGGGATTGGAAAGGACGGCGCCTGAGATCGATATCAGCATACGCCAGCTGCTGCCGGAGCAGGGCGAAAGCGCGCCTGCGCGGGCCTGGCGCAATGCGTTTGGCGAGCTGGAAGCGCGCGCCATGGACATTGCGATCGTGCCTTCCGATGACATTCCGGCGCGCTTCCACAGCCTGACGCTCTATGAGGAGGACTTCGTCATTGCCATGCGCGCCGGTCATCCTTTCGCTGAGGAACCGACGCTCGACCGCTATGTCGGGATGCGCCACCTCGTCGTTTCACTTGGTGGCGATCCGCACGGTTTCGTCGACACGGCCCTCGAACAGTTGGGCTTGAGCAGGCGGATGGCGCTGACTGTGCCAAACTTCATGTTCGCGCTCGCCATCGCCGGCGAGAGCGACATGCTGGTCGCAGTTCCCCGGCGCTTTGCCGCAATATACGCCCCGCGCTTTGGCCTTGTGACGGTGGATGCGCCTTTGCCTTTGCCGCGTTTCCGGCTGAGCGCGGTCGCCCCGCGCGCCGCGATGATGGATGCGGGCCTCAGCTGGCTGTTCGGGATGCTGCTATCGGCGTGCGAGGGTTCTGCGGGATCGGCCTGA
- a CDS encoding TetR/AcrR family transcriptional regulator, with product MDKVVKTRRGGPRTFDRDEAIDIAMRLFWRHGYEGVSLNDLTAAIGVAPPSLYSAFGSKAGLYREALERYFGLRGPVWDIKPTKTLQETVETLLHKAIDAVIDPAGERGCMISSGMIQCGPDHAELARELAERRDTMRDMIAATLGHWLDRDRALSLARYLVAVLQGLSVQAYDGASRDELRQVSDEVVAGLKARMFS from the coding sequence ATGGATAAGGTTGTGAAAACACGCCGCGGCGGCCCGCGAACCTTCGACCGGGACGAGGCGATCGACATCGCCATGCGGCTCTTCTGGCGGCATGGATACGAAGGTGTCTCGCTGAACGACCTGACGGCGGCAATCGGGGTCGCGCCCCCGAGCCTCTATTCTGCCTTCGGCAGCAAAGCCGGCCTCTACCGCGAGGCGCTCGAACGCTATTTCGGCTTGCGCGGGCCGGTCTGGGATATCAAACCCACCAAGACCCTTCAGGAGACCGTCGAAACCCTGCTCCACAAGGCAATCGACGCCGTCATCGACCCGGCCGGAGAGCGGGGCTGCATGATTTCGAGCGGCATGATCCAGTGCGGCCCCGACCACGCGGAACTCGCGCGCGAACTGGCGGAACGCCGAGACACGATGCGCGACATGATCGCAGCAACGCTCGGGCACTGGCTGGACCGCGACCGCGCCCTCTCGCTGGCCCGCTATCTTGTCGCCGTCCTGCAGGGCCTGTCCGTCCAGGCCTATGATGGTGCTTCGAGAGACGAATTGCGCCAGGTGTCGGACGAAGTTGTGGCTGGTTTAAAGGCGAGAATGTTCAGCTAA
- a CDS encoding nuclear transport factor 2 family protein has product MSPSRRSLLVAGTAGLASLAGNVRDIKADMPAADLARISEEANAALMRGDVDTYRALVPRTQDFTLMSPFGGTPSHEAGFTEKTWDGMRQFFRNGTLKQEVVQTYAGTDMIVLAVIERAHVEVGGLPAQDWALRVTLVYRREDGEWRLAHRHADPLGHAITLEQSAALGRGAIY; this is encoded by the coding sequence ATGTCACCTTCAAGACGATCCCTTCTCGTTGCCGGCACCGCCGGTCTTGCCTCCCTTGCCGGCAATGTCCGCGACATCAAGGCCGATATGCCGGCAGCCGATCTCGCCCGGATATCGGAGGAGGCCAATGCCGCGCTGATGCGCGGCGATGTCGACACCTACCGGGCGCTCGTGCCGCGCACGCAGGACTTCACGCTGATGTCGCCCTTCGGCGGCACACCGTCCCACGAGGCCGGCTTCACCGAAAAGACCTGGGATGGCATGCGGCAGTTCTTCAGGAACGGCACGCTGAAACAGGAAGTCGTCCAAACCTATGCTGGCACCGACATGATCGTGCTCGCCGTCATCGAGCGCGCCCACGTCGAAGTCGGCGGCCTGCCCGCACAGGATTGGGCGTTGCGGGTGACGCTCGTCTATCGGCGCGAGGACGGAGAGTGGCGGCTTGCCCATCGCCACGCCGATCCGCTCGGCCATGCCATTACGTTGGAGCAATCGGCGGCACTCGGGCGTGGGGCCATATATTGA
- a CDS encoding iron ABC transporter permease, with translation MNDDVLPRRPPSVIIAILAVTLALVAVASLGIGRYDIPFARVIQILWAPISPPDVPVTPTEANVVFTVRMPRILLALLAGAGLALSGATMQGVFRNPLVGPQVMGVSSGAAFGGVLAILFGFPRYGLLGSAFVFGLSALVLVYALNGIVARRNILALVLAGVVVTGFFGALVSLVQYLADTEDKLPAMVFWLLGSFATANWEKFLLIAAPVLICSFLLLGLRWRINLLSIGDEDARALGVNVEPLRWLILILVSCIVSAQVAVSGAIGWVGLVVPHMARMLVGPDHRVMMPASLMTGALYLLIIDTVARTATATEIPLGILTALIGTPVFALVLKQTQRGARGF, from the coding sequence ATGAATGACGACGTCTTGCCGCGACGCCCGCCATCGGTGATCATCGCCATACTGGCGGTCACTCTGGCGCTCGTCGCGGTCGCTTCCCTTGGCATAGGCCGTTACGACATTCCGTTCGCACGGGTAATCCAGATCCTCTGGGCGCCGATTTCCCCGCCGGACGTGCCGGTAACCCCGACGGAGGCGAACGTCGTCTTCACGGTGCGCATGCCGCGCATCCTTCTGGCGCTTCTGGCCGGCGCGGGTCTCGCACTTTCCGGCGCCACGATGCAGGGCGTGTTCCGCAATCCGCTCGTGGGGCCGCAGGTGATGGGCGTCTCCTCGGGTGCTGCCTTCGGTGGTGTGCTCGCCATCCTCTTTGGCTTTCCGCGTTACGGGCTGCTTGGCTCGGCTTTCGTCTTCGGGCTTTCGGCCCTGGTTCTGGTCTATGCGCTGAACGGCATCGTCGCGCGCCGCAACATCCTGGCGCTGGTACTGGCCGGTGTCGTCGTCACCGGCTTCTTCGGTGCGCTCGTCAGCCTCGTCCAGTATCTGGCCGATACGGAGGACAAGCTGCCGGCCATGGTCTTCTGGCTGCTCGGCAGTTTCGCCACCGCCAACTGGGAAAAGTTCCTGCTGATCGCCGCACCCGTTCTGATCTGCAGCTTTCTGCTGCTCGGCCTGCGCTGGCGCATCAATCTGCTCTCCATCGGCGACGAGGATGCCCGCGCCCTCGGCGTCAATGTCGAGCCGCTCCGCTGGCTGATCCTGATCCTCGTCTCCTGCATCGTATCGGCGCAGGTGGCCGTCAGCGGCGCTATCGGCTGGGTCGGGCTGGTCGTGCCGCATATGGCGCGCATGCTGGTCGGCCCCGATCACCGGGTGATGATGCCGGCCTCGTTGATGACAGGCGCGCTTTACCTGCTGATAATCGATACCGTCGCCCGCACTGCCACAGCCACTGAAATCCCGCTCGGCATCCTGACCGCGCTGATCGGCACGCCGGTCTTCGCGCTGGTGTTGAAGCAGACCCAGAGAGGCGCACGTGGATTCTGA
- a CDS encoding ABC transporter ATP-binding protein, with the protein MDSDPVMLRIEAVSQSYDGEHWQFRDLDFDLRAGEITAILGPNGRGKSTLLRVLAGLLKPTSGRVELNQGTGFVPQEFIGSFPYSVLDVVLMGRARHIAVFQTPRKRDVEKAMAALSATGMADYASRNIEALSGGERQLVLIARALAGENAVLLLDEPASALDLKNQDVVLSLLSELADREKLAIAFTTHQPNHAVAVADKVLLMLPQTRTVFGATGEVMTEAYLEALYGIPILSARLGSGEREETAFVPLFRQRDRKGERR; encoded by the coding sequence GTGGATTCTGATCCGGTCATGCTGCGCATCGAGGCCGTCAGCCAGTCCTATGACGGCGAGCACTGGCAGTTCCGCGATCTCGATTTCGACCTGAGGGCAGGTGAGATCACCGCTATCCTGGGGCCGAACGGCCGCGGCAAATCGACATTGCTGCGGGTTTTGGCAGGACTTCTGAAGCCAACCTCCGGCCGGGTGGAACTCAATCAGGGCACCGGCTTCGTACCGCAGGAATTCATCGGCTCCTTTCCCTATTCGGTACTGGATGTGGTGCTGATGGGCCGCGCCCGGCATATCGCAGTTTTCCAGACGCCGCGAAAGCGCGATGTGGAAAAGGCGATGGCGGCACTCAGCGCCACCGGCATGGCCGACTACGCGTCGCGCAATATCGAGGCTTTGTCCGGTGGCGAGCGTCAACTCGTGCTGATTGCCCGCGCGCTTGCGGGTGAGAATGCGGTTCTGTTGCTCGACGAGCCGGCTTCCGCGCTCGACCTGAAAAATCAGGATGTCGTGCTCTCCCTGCTCAGCGAATTGGCCGACCGTGAAAAGCTCGCCATTGCCTTTACCACCCATCAGCCCAACCACGCGGTCGCCGTGGCTGACAAGGTGCTGCTCATGCTGCCGCAGACGAGAACCGTCTTCGGCGCAACCGGAGAGGTGATGACGGAAGCCTATCTGGAAGCGCTTTACGGCATTCCGATCCTGTCGGCACGCCTCGGCAGCGGTGAGCGTGAAGAAACCGCTTTCGTACCGCTCTTCCGGCAAAGAGACCGAAAAGGAGAACGTCGATGA
- a CDS encoding LysR substrate-binding domain-containing protein: protein MSDLDLNLLVALDALLRERSVSAAARRLGLSTSAMSRTLSRLRAALGDPILVPAGRGMVATPHALAIAEDVHSLREAVKAVLSPPSTVEIREVRRDFTIRANEAFVLIFAAGLSAAVANTAPGIRLRFAPRADKDVQSLRDAAVDLDIGVLPTESGELRCQTLFQDRYVGLARTGHPIFDADPITVESYSAWGHVLFSPHADFAGPVDRALAELGVYRDVRLIVPSFPTVIAVAAASDLIGAIPNSYRKSAATSQIRTFELPVAVPGFDIVQAWHPRMDADPVHRWLRALIFETFKSMN, encoded by the coding sequence ATGTCCGATCTCGACCTCAATCTTCTGGTGGCACTCGATGCGCTGCTGCGCGAGAGAAGCGTATCGGCCGCCGCGCGCCGGCTTGGCCTCAGTACATCAGCCATGAGCCGGACACTGTCACGATTGAGGGCTGCGCTCGGCGATCCGATCCTTGTGCCGGCCGGGCGCGGCATGGTCGCAACGCCCCATGCCCTGGCGATCGCCGAAGACGTGCATTCGTTGAGAGAAGCCGTGAAAGCGGTGCTCAGTCCGCCGTCAACAGTGGAAATCCGCGAGGTGCGCCGCGATTTCACCATCCGTGCCAATGAGGCGTTCGTGCTTATTTTTGCCGCGGGCCTGAGCGCTGCTGTGGCGAACACGGCACCAGGGATAAGGCTTCGGTTTGCGCCGCGAGCGGACAAGGACGTTCAATCCCTGAGAGACGCGGCCGTGGATCTCGATATCGGCGTCCTGCCGACGGAGAGCGGGGAACTTCGTTGCCAGACCCTTTTTCAAGACCGGTATGTGGGTCTTGCACGGACAGGACACCCAATTTTCGATGCAGATCCGATCACGGTCGAGAGCTATTCCGCCTGGGGCCACGTACTGTTTTCACCGCACGCGGATTTTGCCGGCCCGGTCGACAGGGCGCTCGCCGAACTCGGCGTCTACCGCGACGTCAGACTGATCGTGCCAAGCTTTCCAACAGTAATCGCGGTTGCGGCGGCATCCGATTTGATCGGCGCGATTCCGAATTCCTATCGCAAATCCGCCGCAACAAGCCAGATCAGGACTTTCGAGCTGCCGGTCGCGGTGCCGGGTTTCGACATCGTCCAGGCGTGGCACCCGCGGATGGATGCAGATCCCGTTCATCGTTGGCTGAGAGCGCTGATCTTCGAGACGTTCAAGTCAATGAACTGA
- a CDS encoding MFS transporter, translated as MAIALILLSAVLVVLDGAIANVALPTIALSLHVEAGSTVWVVSAYQLAVLVALLPCGALGEVYGARRVFLIGVALFTAASAACAFAGDLSLLILARFAQGLGAGAIMALAMMNLRSALPQHMLGPIIGVNAMVIAISSAAGPGIAGAILSVTTWPWLFAVNIPLGIIVLLSGGLLEKMQGTKRKLNVKALLANTSMFILFFCGTDRIATAPASGTVLIAASVACLVVLLRLERKSDAPIIPTDLLAAPAFRVAVIASISCFCGQMLSYIALPFYLQHSLHMTPVLAGLYMMPWPVATAIIAPFSGRLANRVKTAWLCATGGALLAVGLLVAALCPPDPRGIAFLVGTVIAGLGFGLFQTPNNRILLLSAPKARSGAAGAMQGTARLLGQTLGGISMSLIFATLPLSAALESAVVLSAACAAIASLVSLSRARYELAGQSGASSR; from the coding sequence ATGGCCATCGCACTCATCCTTCTCTCCGCCGTTCTCGTCGTTCTTGATGGAGCCATTGCCAACGTCGCCCTGCCCACGATCGCGCTTTCGCTGCACGTGGAAGCGGGCAGCACCGTATGGGTCGTCTCAGCCTATCAGCTGGCCGTGCTGGTCGCCCTTCTTCCGTGTGGCGCGCTCGGGGAAGTCTATGGCGCGCGGCGGGTCTTCCTGATCGGCGTCGCGCTGTTCACAGCGGCTTCGGCTGCCTGCGCCTTCGCAGGCGACCTTTCCCTGCTGATCCTTGCCCGTTTCGCGCAGGGCCTCGGCGCGGGCGCGATCATGGCACTTGCCATGATGAACCTGCGCTCGGCCTTGCCGCAGCACATGCTGGGTCCGATCATCGGCGTCAATGCCATGGTCATCGCGATTTCTTCCGCTGCCGGTCCGGGCATTGCCGGCGCCATCCTTTCCGTCACGACCTGGCCCTGGCTCTTTGCGGTCAATATACCGCTCGGCATCATCGTGCTGCTCAGCGGCGGTCTGCTGGAGAAGATGCAGGGCACGAAGCGAAAGCTGAACGTCAAGGCCTTGCTGGCCAACACGTCGATGTTCATCCTCTTCTTCTGCGGCACCGACCGGATAGCGACCGCGCCGGCAAGCGGCACGGTCCTCATTGCCGCCTCGGTAGCTTGCCTAGTCGTCCTGCTGCGCCTGGAACGCAAAAGCGATGCCCCGATCATTCCGACGGATCTCCTGGCGGCACCCGCATTCCGCGTGGCGGTCATCGCCTCGATATCCTGCTTCTGCGGCCAGATGCTGAGCTACATCGCGCTGCCCTTCTATCTCCAGCACAGCCTGCACATGACCCCGGTTCTGGCCGGTCTCTACATGATGCCCTGGCCGGTTGCGACCGCGATCATCGCGCCATTTTCGGGACGTCTGGCAAACCGCGTCAAGACCGCATGGCTCTGCGCGACAGGCGGCGCGCTGCTGGCTGTCGGTCTCCTTGTGGCCGCTCTCTGCCCGCCCGATCCGAGAGGCATCGCGTTTCTGGTCGGCACGGTGATTGCCGGCCTGGGTTTCGGCCTGTTCCAGACGCCGAACAACCGCATTCTGCTGCTCTCGGCTCCGAAAGCCAGAAGCGGCGCGGCAGGCGCCATGCAAGGCACTGCGCGGCTTCTCGGCCAGACCCTGGGCGGGATCTCCATGTCGCTGATCTTCGCGACATTGCCGCTCTCTGCCGCGCTCGAATCTGCGGTCGTCCTGTCGGCTGCCTGCGCGGCAATTGCCAGCCTGGTCAGCCTGAGCCGCGCCCGCTACGAACTGGCGGGACAATCTGGAGCGAGCAGTCGATGA